From Lepisosteus oculatus isolate fLepOcu1 chromosome 8, fLepOcu1.hap2, whole genome shotgun sequence, one genomic window encodes:
- the katnbl1 gene encoding KATNB1-like protein 1: protein MASGEHDAEVKDFQHLEEALPNELLKQKMLSSGKKNMKEVDFFKLEEINKKRSSIGCTGQNSTKVKRVVSSKRKTRLVFVSSGGRRRQPSASRSCDMANKENELACAGSLHERLYNDDHCGFPLNSAGSTRMEGAGSKYSDYFAEISKDHDTMTQVLFGRNLRLNVALTLWRRNTSELVAYLIRIQDTGVLVDCLPVITKSLQDEKSSISLGCCVDLLPLVKNVLKSKYEEYLIVGLLWVQSVIKKWWPELSANGRNARDSHSEDRNIGIMKQQLRELWEEGKHLCCVPGNTGDIAKTVESYLSQLR from the exons ATGGCCTCTGGAGAACATGATGCTGAAGTTAAGGATTTCCAGCATCTTGAGGAGGCTCTACCCAATGAACTTCTCAAACAAAAAATGCTATCTTCTGGTAAAAAGAACATGAAGGAG gtggatttttttaaactggaagaaataaataagaagag ATCTTCAATTGGTTGCACTGGACAGAACTCCACCAAAGTCAAAAGGGTGGTATCCAGCAAGAGAAAGACTCGGCTCGTATTTGTAAGCTCCGGCGGACGGCGGAGACAGCCCTCGGCAAGCCGGAGCTGTGATATGGCAAATAAGGAAAATGAACTGGCTTGTGCAGGCAGCTTGCATGAGAGACTGTACAATGATGATCATTGCGGGTTCCCACTGAACTCTGCAGGATCCACAAGGATGGAGGGTGCAGGTTCCAAATACAGTGATTATTTTGCAGAG ATATCAAAGGATCATGATACAATGACACAAGTGCTTTTTGGAAGAAATCTCAGGCTAAACGTAGCTCTCACTCTGTGGCGAAGAAATACTAGTGAATTAGTTGCATATCTGATCAG AATTCAAGATACGGGTGTACTTGTTGATTGCTTACCTGTAATTACAAAAAG CCTTCAAGATGAGAAATCAAGTATATCACTTGGCTGTTGTGTGGACCTCCTACCACTAGtaaaaaatgtacttaaaaGTAAATATGAAGA ATACCTGATAGTTGGTTTACTCTGGGTTCAgtctgttattaaaaaatggtgGCCAGAACTATCTGCAAATGGCAGAAATGCTCGGGATAGCCATTCTGAGGATAG GAATATTGGAATTATGAAGCAGCAGTTACGTGAACTGTGGGAGGAGGGAAAACATTTATGTTGTGTTCCAGGAAATACAGGTGACATAGCAAAG aCTGTGGAATCCTATTTATCACAGCTGCGGTGA
- the emc7b gene encoding endoplasmic reticulum membrane protein complex subunit 7, translating to MLLRCRDSLVWLFFQALVSVSWSFSEPEPGPGAAGAVANGDRFKIEGRAVVPGVKTQDWISTARVLVEGEEHVGFLKIDGSFAVNDVPSGSYVVEIISPSYRFDPVRVDITSKGKMRARVVNFIKTSEVLRLPYPLQMKSTGPHSYFMKRETWGWTDFLMNPMVMMMVLPLLIIVLLPKVVNTNDPEMRREMEQSMNMLNPNHELPDVSEFMTKLFSSKTSGKSGSSSKSGKSGPVKRR from the exons ATGCTGCTGCGTTGTAGAGACTCGCTGGTATGGCTTTTTTTCCAGGCTCTTGTCTCGGTGTCCTGGAGCTTCAGTGAGCCGGAGCCTGGGCCTGGAGCTGCCGGTGCTGTAGCGAACGGAGATCGGTTCAAGATTGAAGGCCGTGCTGTAGTGCCAggagtaaaaacacaggactggATCTCCACTGCTCGTGTGCTTGTCGAGGGAGAAGAACACGTTGGCTTTTTGAA AATTGATGGAAGTTTCGCTGTGAATGATGTTCCTTCAGGATCCTATGTAGTCGAGATCATTTCACCATCATACAGATTTGATCCAGTTCGAGTGGACATTACATCCAAAGGCAAAATGAG GGCTAGAGTGGTAAACTTCATAAAGACATCTGAAGTACTGCGTCTGCCATACCCTCTTCAAATGAAATCTACTGGCCCACACTCTTATTTTATGAAGCGGGAGACCTGGGGATGGACAGATTTCCTCATGAATCCAATG GTCATGATGATGGTTCTTCCTTTGTTGATTATCGTCTTGCTGCCGAAGGTTGTGAATACTAATGATCCAGAGATGAGACGG GAGATGGAGCAGTCCATGAATATGCTCAACCCCAATCACGAGCTGCCAGATGTATCTGAATTCATGACAAaactgttttcttccaaaacgTCTGGCAAATCTGGGAGCAGCAGTAAGAGTGGGAAGAGTGGTCCTGTAAAGAGGAGGTAg
- the LOC102686821 gene encoding fibrinogen-like protein 1-like protein yields the protein MKTNCYWQWALLMSLLCVVGTQKELPPAENVHLLNPEEYKLVLNLDQKDYPSDCFEIWESSGGQARDGIYMIQPTKSALVVFCDMQSGGWTVVQHITVNSSVDFDRTWQDYKVGFGSITSDHWLGNEYLYQLTNKGGQYKLGIKLVDKDAVTKFGEYDPFRVESEESQYKIRLGLFEGTAVDALSQDTEAYLHDNQKFTTKDRDNDNFYQNCAKLEYLGVPGGGWWYDACAGANLNRRNVIYWQKDCNKEHICKYAWMMVRPTDRVKVIKTGSCQRDEL from the exons ATGAAAACTAATTGCTACTGGCAGTGGGCTCTGTTAATGTCCCTGCTTTGTGTGGTGGGGACTCAAAAAGAACTTCCTCCTGCAGAAAATGTGCACCTTCTTAATCCAGAGGAATACAAACTTGTTTTGAACTTGGACCAGAAAG ACTATCCCAGTGACTGCTTTGAGATCTGGGAGAGTTCAGGAGGCCAGGCTAGGGATGGTATCTACATGATCCAGCCTACAAAGTCTGCCCTTGTGGTGTTCTGTGATATGCAGAGTGGGGGCTGGACCGTGGTGCAGCACATCACAGTCAACAGCAGCGTGGACTTCGACAGGACGTGGCAAGATTACAAGGTGGGCTTTGGGTCAATCACTAGTGACCACTGGCTAGGAAACGAGTACCTGTACCAGCTGACTAACAAGGGCGGGCAGTACAAACTTGGGATCAAGCTTGTAGATAAGGATGCAGTCACCAAGTTTGGAGAGTATGATCCCTTCCGCGTGGAAAGTGAGGAATCCCAGTACAAGATCCGTCTGGGACTGTTCGAGGGCACAGCTGTGGATGCCTTGAGCCAGGACACAGAGGCTTACCTACATGACAACCAGAAGTTCACAACCAAGGACCGAGACAATGATAACTTTTACCAGAATTGTGCCAAACTGGAGTATCTCGGGGTACCTGGAGGTGGCTGGTGGTACGATGCCTGTGCTGGTGCTAATTTGAACAGACGTAATGTCATCTACTGGCAGAAAGATTGCAACAAAGAGCACATCTGCAAATATGCTTGGATGATGGTGAGGCCCACGGATCGTGTTAAAGTCATCAAAACAGGAAGCTGTCAACGGGATGAACTGTAA